One genomic window of Prochlorococcus marinus str. NATL2A includes the following:
- the murB gene encoding UDP-N-acetylmuramate dehydrogenase, producing MNSIKLEKNISLSNFTTWGIGGPAEWIAQPKNIEELKYVINWTNKKKIPCSVIGAGSNLLINDKGIKGLSLCMRNFKGIEIDKNNGIIEVLSGEMLPTLARKAAASGLHGFEWAVGIPGTIGGAVVMNAGAQEHCISSYLESITTLSLTGEYQRIKGKDLNFGYRQSLLQNEKLIVVSARLKLASGHAKEIRQVTNENLNHRLKTQPYQAQTCGSVFRNPEPLKAAKLIEELGLKGFRFGGAEISKIHSNFIINANQASSNDVRELIKYVKKRVFDSYGILLETEVKQCGF from the coding sequence ATGAATTCCATTAAATTAGAGAAAAATATTTCCTTATCAAATTTCACTACTTGGGGAATAGGTGGTCCTGCAGAATGGATTGCTCAACCAAAAAATATTGAAGAACTTAAATATGTAATTAATTGGACAAATAAGAAAAAAATTCCTTGCAGTGTTATTGGTGCTGGATCAAACCTTTTAATCAATGACAAAGGAATTAAAGGTTTAAGTCTATGTATGCGTAATTTCAAAGGAATTGAAATTGATAAAAATAATGGAATTATCGAAGTCCTTAGCGGTGAAATGCTTCCTACTTTGGCCAGAAAAGCTGCTGCAAGTGGACTTCATGGCTTCGAATGGGCTGTAGGAATACCAGGAACAATTGGTGGGGCAGTAGTTATGAATGCAGGAGCACAAGAACATTGCATATCTAGCTATCTCGAAAGTATTACAACGCTATCTTTGACAGGTGAATACCAAAGGATCAAAGGAAAAGATCTAAACTTTGGATACCGACAAAGTCTGCTTCAAAATGAAAAATTAATTGTCGTATCTGCTCGACTCAAGCTGGCATCAGGTCATGCAAAAGAAATTCGACAGGTTACAAATGAAAACTTAAATCATCGATTAAAAACTCAACCTTATCAAGCTCAAACCTGCGGCAGTGTTTTTCGTAATCCAGAACCTTTGAAAGCTGCAAAATTAATTGAAGAACTTGGTTTAAAAGGATTTCGTTTTGGTGGAGCTGAAATATCTAAAATACATTCAAATTTTATAATTAACGCAAACCAAGCTTCCTCTAATGACGTCAGAGAATTGATTAAATATGTCAAAAAAAGAGTTTTTGATTCTTATGGAATCTTGTTAGAAACAGAAGTTAAACAATGTGGCTTTTAA
- the murC gene encoding UDP-N-acetylmuramate--L-alanine ligase encodes MKSYLSNDTEAKLKKTKDLPPHIHFIGIGGIGMSALAMILAQKGYSISGSDQKKNLTLKKLEENKVHIFPTQVESNIDEILKVHGKNILVVKSSAIHQDNFELCKAKKYNLKIKHRSEILAFLIEQKKSIIVSGSHGKTTTSTYITTLFSYANKSPTAIIGGIVPLYKSNYSCGNSEFLIAEADESDGSLVKFNPNIGLITNLELEHVDHYLDLEDLIETMKQFAQKCECLITNFDCDNLRDNIHGSKWFSIQKIINIDFALIPKESNGCEIIAEYYEKEKFIDVIKIPVPGIHNLSNAAAAIAACRVAGILFKDIKKGIEKLKLPSRRFEFKGLWRNRLIVEDYAHHPSEIDAAISIASTIIETKHKLSKILPRRIVTIFQPHRYSRTKKFQKEFAKSLSKSDLVFITPIYSAGEDKIEGINNKSIGHELKKINPNLEIYTPDNNQNLIKLIKEQTIENDLILIMGAGDINLISENLFLELINNKLISNDIAA; translated from the coding sequence ATGAAGAGTTATCTTTCTAACGACACTGAAGCGAAATTGAAGAAGACAAAGGACTTACCACCTCATATTCATTTTATAGGAATCGGAGGTATTGGTATGTCTGCTCTAGCAATGATTCTCGCTCAAAAAGGATATTCAATATCTGGCTCTGACCAGAAAAAAAACCTAACTTTAAAAAAATTAGAAGAAAACAAAGTCCACATCTTTCCAACCCAAGTAGAATCGAATATTGATGAAATTCTTAAAGTCCATGGGAAAAACATATTAGTTGTTAAAAGTTCAGCAATACATCAAGATAATTTTGAATTATGTAAAGCAAAAAAATATAATTTAAAAATCAAGCATCGTTCTGAAATATTAGCCTTTTTAATTGAACAAAAAAAATCAATAATCGTCTCAGGATCTCATGGTAAAACAACTACAAGTACTTACATTACAACATTATTTTCATATGCAAATAAGAGTCCGACGGCTATCATTGGCGGCATTGTGCCTCTCTACAAAAGCAACTACAGTTGTGGTAATAGTGAATTTTTAATCGCAGAAGCAGATGAATCAGATGGATCATTAGTAAAGTTTAATCCAAATATCGGATTAATCACGAATTTAGAACTTGAACATGTTGATCATTATCTAGATCTAGAAGATTTAATAGAAACAATGAAACAGTTTGCTCAAAAGTGTGAATGCCTGATTACCAATTTTGACTGTGATAATCTTAGAGATAATATACATGGTTCTAAATGGTTTTCGATTCAAAAAATTATTAATATAGATTTTGCACTGATCCCGAAAGAATCTAATGGATGTGAAATTATTGCGGAGTATTATGAAAAAGAAAAGTTTATTGATGTTATAAAAATACCTGTTCCTGGAATACACAATTTAAGCAATGCAGCAGCTGCTATAGCTGCATGTAGAGTTGCTGGCATTCTTTTCAAAGATATAAAAAAAGGAATTGAAAAATTGAAGCTACCTTCAAGAAGATTTGAATTTAAAGGATTATGGAGAAACAGATTAATAGTTGAGGATTATGCTCATCATCCGAGCGAAATTGATGCTGCAATATCGATTGCATCTACTATTATTGAGACAAAACATAAACTCTCAAAAATATTACCAAGAAGAATAGTTACGATCTTTCAGCCGCATCGATATAGTAGAACTAAAAAGTTTCAAAAGGAATTTGCAAAAAGTCTAAGTAAATCTGATTTAGTATTTATAACTCCAATTTACTCTGCTGGAGAAGATAAAATCGAAGGAATAAATAATAAGAGTATTGGACATGAGTTAAAAAAAATCAATCCGAACCTAGAAATATATACTCCAGATAACAATCAAAATTTGATAAAACTAATAAAAGAACAGACAATTGAAAACGACTTGATTTTAATTATGGGCGCAGGAGATATTAATCTAATAAGTGAAAATCTATTTTTAGAGTTAATCAATAATAAATTAATCAGCAATGATATAGCCGCTTAA
- the gap gene encoding type I glyceraldehyde-3-phosphate dehydrogenase: MTLRVAINGFGRIGRNFMRCWLSRGANTNIEVVGINVTSDPKTCAHLLKYDSILGAIKDAEISHTDDTFQINGKTIKCYSDRNPLNLPWKEWGIDLVIESTGVFNTDVGASKHLQVGAKKVILTAPGKGDGVGTYVVGVNADSYSHEDFDILSNASCTTNCLAPIVKVLDQKLGINKGLMTTIHSYTGDQRILDNAHRDLRRARAAAMNLVPTSTGAAKAVALVYPQMKGKLTGIAMRVPTPNVSAVDLVFESGRKTSAEEVNSLLKTASQGEMKGIIKYGDLPLVSTDYAGTNESTIVDEALTMCIDDNMVKVLAWYDNEWGYSQRVVDLAEIVAQKWK, translated from the coding sequence ATGACTTTGCGTGTAGCGATTAATGGATTCGGAAGAATTGGACGCAATTTTATGCGTTGTTGGCTGAGTAGGGGTGCAAATACAAATATTGAAGTGGTCGGCATTAACGTCACTTCTGATCCAAAAACTTGTGCACATTTGCTCAAATATGACTCTATTCTAGGTGCTATTAAAGACGCCGAAATTTCACATACGGACGATACATTTCAAATTAATGGCAAAACTATAAAATGTTATTCAGATAGAAACCCTTTAAATCTTCCTTGGAAAGAGTGGGGAATTGATTTAGTAATTGAGTCAACAGGTGTATTCAATACAGATGTTGGTGCTAGTAAGCATCTACAAGTTGGGGCCAAGAAGGTAATTCTTACTGCACCTGGGAAGGGTGATGGTGTAGGTACTTATGTAGTTGGTGTTAACGCTGATTCATACTCTCATGAAGATTTTGATATCCTTAGCAATGCAAGTTGCACCACCAATTGTTTAGCGCCAATCGTAAAAGTTTTAGATCAAAAGTTGGGGATTAATAAAGGCTTAATGACCACGATTCATAGTTATACGGGAGATCAAAGAATTCTTGACAATGCTCATCGTGATTTACGTCGCGCAAGAGCAGCAGCAATGAATTTGGTCCCTACTTCAACTGGTGCGGCAAAGGCTGTTGCTCTTGTTTATCCACAAATGAAAGGGAAACTAACTGGTATTGCGATGCGAGTCCCTACACCTAATGTTTCTGCGGTTGATTTGGTTTTTGAATCAGGACGTAAAACTAGTGCTGAAGAGGTCAATTCATTACTTAAAACCGCTTCACAGGGAGAAATGAAAGGAATCATTAAATATGGTGATTTGCCTCTGGTTTCTACTGACTATGCGGGAACGAATGAATCAACCATTGTTGATGAAGCATTAACAATGTGCATCGATGACAATATGGTCAAAGTCTTAGCTTGGTATGACAATGAGTGGGGTTACAGTCAAAGGGTAGTTGACTTGGCTGAAATTGTTGCCCAAAAATGGAAGTAA